DNA from Scheffersomyces stipitis CBS 6054 chromosome 1, whole genome shotgun sequence:
ATCAAAATAGAAAGGGATGGCCGATAAGCTGAAGAACGCTTGGATGCAAATGTATCTAAGTTTATTAGTGCTGACCATGAGTTCTTATGAAAGATCTAGAAGACTTGTGAGAAGTTCTAGAAGCTTAAAAGtagttccagaagagaaCTCTTTAGATACCTGAAGAGGCTTGCTCAAAGTTTTTCTGAAGAGCATTCTTGTGAGCATCTAAAAGCCTAAGAGAAgaccttcttgaagaatctgacAAGaccattcttcttcttctgtgtCTTATCCTTGGCAGCACCAGCAGTGGCAGAGGCAGCAGTCTTGGCGGCAGCAGTAGTGTCTTTAGCAGCGGCAGTGGTTTCCTTAACAGCTTCCTTAACTGGAGATTCAGCAGAAGTGGTAGCAGCCTTAGCAGCTGATTCAGCAGCACCTTGAGCCTTCTTGGCCTCTTCGGTCAATCTGATTCTTTCCGATGCTGAAGGCTGGATTTCCTCTACAGTTACATCGCCTTCTTGGGCAGCAATGGCAGCAGCAATGTCCTTGTGTTCTCCGGTGGCTACAAcgatttcatcttcgtaGTCTTTGGCAGCAGCCTTGACGGGAGATGCATCGACTTCCTTTTCTACATCGGCGACGGCAGCTTCACCGTTGGCTACAGCATCTACAGGAACTGCAGCTTCGACGTCCTTAACAGCTGGAACTTCAGCTTCGACGTCCTTAACAGCTGGAACTTCAGCTTCGATATCCTTAACAGTTGgaacttcagcttcaacGTCCTTAACAGCAGGAACTTCAGCTTTAGGGTCCAAAGTCTTTGGAGCTTCCTTTTCAGCAGAAGTAGCGGCGACACCAGCGATGCCAGCGgcaccagcaacagcagcagcagcgCCAGCAGCAATTCCTGCAGTAGAAGCAGAAATACCTTCGGATTCAGCTTCTGGTTCAGGAGACTGTTCGTCGgtgacttcttcagaagagcCGTTggcattcttcttcttcttcttcaacttgtactGGGTTCTCttgaccttcttcttctgcttcttcttttcttcagcagacAATTCGGGCTCGTTCAAAGTCTTTGGATCCACATCTCTGACTTCGTTGAAGGCAGCCAAGGCGTCGGCATCTTTTGGAATGTGGATGCCTGGCTCTCCGCTCAAAGTTGTCTGTTGGCCCTCAGTAGAAGGCAAGACAGTGGTCTTAAGTTCGCCTTCAGCAGCTGGAGCGACGCTCTTTGAAACCAAACCACCAGCTTCGGGGATCTTGGTGCCAGCAAGGGATGAAACAGCGACCAAGTCGGCAGCTTCCAAGACGTTGTTTTCGTTACCACTGTCGTCCTTGGAGATTTTCTGGGTCTTCAGAACAACCCAGTCGCCGTCAACAACGTACTTGTACAAGAGCTTTTCCGAGGTTTTTGGCAAAGGAACAGTCAATTCGAAAGAGCCGTCGGCTTGTTTGACAAGGTACAACGACTTGGACCAGTCGTCAAAGGTACCGGTGAGGATGACTTCTTGGGGACCAGCGGGCCTAATAAGTTAGTAAGAGCTATAAAAAATGGAATATGACCAGAATAGTGAACACGGATAATGACGAGACAATGTGGAAATCATGGCTGACTATGGATATTGTGCAATTGGAGTGTAATTGCGATGTGAATATGAAAATTCATTATGAGATTGTTGTGATTACAATTTGTGAGTGTGAGTGCGAACTTCAGTGAAATTCAATCCATAAATAGGATAGAGATAGAAGGAGAGTCTCGAGGAATTGAAGCGTGGAAAGTAATGAAGTGTCTCGTAGCGATTGTGGGATGTGTAGCTGTGAATACTGGTTAAGATCCTTTTTGGTTGTTGTTCTTATTGCATCAACATTCAGTGCTGTGTATGTTTTTGTTGCCCATCTCGTTGTGTTTATCTCCACACACACATGACCATTGCCATTTGCAAACGACTACTACGAGCAATGTATCGAGACACTACTATGGGACACATGTCCAACGTCGTACTGTTCAATTTGGGAGTTACAGGCCACAGCCATATTCACTATTTGTTGACATTGTAGCTACGCCTTCAGGGAGGAGAAAATGAGTTCCCGTTTCAGCCACACCGTAAGCGCAGCTCTGCTAGACAAGAATACGTACCATGTGAATGTGTAGGTAGACATGATGATAGAAATATAACGGTGTCAGAGATAAGCAGCGaatggaaaagaaggaatgAATCCAAAAGCCTGAGCAATTACAAAATACAAAATGTCTGTGGTAGTTTCAACGACATattaaataaataaattATATGTGATGATAATTTTAGCCCGCCGGAATTTTCCTCCTCACCAACTGGGTTTTGTGACTAGCCATACTTAAGGCTGTGTGCAGAAGCCTTCCAAGTTGGTCGACCATTTGCATGTTTTGGGTCATGCCGGAGTGTGTGCAGGGGCAGGGAACCAGAGACAGCAGGCTGGAGCTGGACATAAACTGAATTAGAGACGGTTAGTAGCCGTGAAACAGACTTGGAGGGCGAGAGAGCGATGGAAGTCAGAGCGATGGAAGTCGGAGTGACATTTAGTGAGAGACCTGTCAAGCTTTCTGGGAAGTGCTTACTGAGAAATACTGAGAAATAATGAGAAACCTGAGAAATCTGAGAAATTCCGACTGAAAAAGAGTGAAAATTTGCTGGTAGAAATACTGAGAATTCCTTTACAGTGAATAAGAATACGAAGAGATACAATTTGTATGATACAGCAATAAAGCTGTTTCTTGCTGACTCCAACTTGTCACAACAGTACTAAGGTACTGCTGAATCACATTTCTCTGTAGCCTTCTTGTGAACCTCGC
Protein-coding regions in this window:
- the CRP1 gene encoding regulation of G-protein function (Cruciform DNA Binding Protein 1 regulation of G-protein function): MSTYTFTCTTLDMCPIVVSRYIARSSRLQMAMVMPAGPQEVILTGTFDDWSKSLYLVKQADGSFELTVPLPKTSEKLLYKYVVDGDWVVSKTQKISKDDSGNENNVLEAADLVAVSSLAGTKIPEAGGLVSKSVAPAAEGELKTTVLPSTEGQQTTLSGEPGIHIPKDADALAAFNEVRDVDPKTLNEPELSAEEKKKQKKKVKRTQYKLKKKKKNANGSSEEVTDEQSPEPEAESEGISASTAGIAAGAAAAVAGAAGIAGVAATSAEKEAPKTLDPKAEVPAVKDVEAEVPTVKDIEAEVPAVKDVEAEVPAVKDVEAAVPVDAVANGEAAVADVEKEVDASPVKAAAKDYEDEIVVATGEHKDIAAAIAAQEGDVTVEEIQPSASERIRLTEEAKKAQGAAESAAKAATTSAESPVKEAVKETTAAAKDTTAAAKTAASATAGAAKDKTQKKKNGLVRFFKKVFS